Genomic DNA from Suncus etruscus isolate mSunEtr1 chromosome 13, mSunEtr1.pri.cur, whole genome shotgun sequence:
tttgtattctttttggtttggagaccatTTCCTTTGGTACTTAGAAATACTCCCAGATTGTTGCTCCAGtctcctggcagagtttggagGGGTCATcagtatgcagtgccagggatcaggcCCAAGTGTCTCATGTACAATGCATGCACTCCAGCGCTTtgggcatctctctggcccaagaattaGTTTTTACTTTCAAAATACCAGTATAAACTCCTTTGCTAGCAGggattactttaaataatttaggATTCCCAGCCCCTCCTATCCCTACCCCTCCTCAATCTCCTCCTCCTCTAAAGCGCTGACCCTCCTTCTAGTttaggggttctcaaacttttttaaacatgGGGCCTGTTTACTGTCCCTCGTACTGTTGGAGGCCAaactatagtaaaagcaaaactaatgaacaaagatatatgcacaatgcatatatcttattttgaatacaaggaaaaaatacaggaacaaatacaataggcggcacatgggccatagtttgaggagcaCTGAACGCACCCTAACCTAACTCTAACCCTCCTGATCCTGGCCGTGCCCTTTCTGTGTAGCAGCTGCAGGCCACGTGAGCATCCACAGAAGGCATGGTTCATCTCAGGGGACTCTGGACTGTTCTCTTTGCCCGTACACATGGGGCAAGTCTGCAGCACCTAGTGCACTTGTTGAAGCCTGATGTCAAGAAGCCCTTACCAGATTGCTTTGGATGGTGCCTGGGCAGTCGGCTGTCTCACTGGGGCCCATCAACAACCACCAATGAGAGTTTTCCGAAGCCTGGATTGTTTGGGCCCCATCACTGGGACGAGGCCGAGGCAGAGTGGGGGTGGAGATAGGGGGGGTGGGGGAATTTCCTCGGAGACTGCCGTTCTCTCTGGCAGTAACACAATTATATTGAGCTCCCAAGAGTCCAATTCTGTCACTGGAaatattggggggagggggtcagggGTGGAGGGGGTGGGGATAGGGGATGGGGGTGCGGGGATGGGGGTGGAAggatgggggggtgggggaatttTTTGGAGACTGCGTGAGCTCTCTGGGAGGAAGGACAATGTCGAGCTCCCGCAAGATAAAACTTTTCCATTTGAAACGCTGGCTTCGGCCATTTATACTGACCCTCTACTTCCTGACCCTGGTCCTGGCCGTCCCCGTGGTCGTCTGGCAGCTGCAGCGCCACAACTGGAGCATCCACACCAAGGCCTGGTTTATCGCAGGGATCGGCATGCTGTTCACCTTGCCCGTGTCCCTCTGGGGCATCCTGCAGCACGTCGTGCACCTCTCGAGGCCTGACCTGCAGAAGCCCATCATCAGGATCCTCTGGATGGTGCCCATCTTCAGCCTGGCCAGTTGGGGCTGTCTGCTCTGGCCCGACCACGCCACCTACCTGGAGACCCTCCGCGAGTTCTACGAGGCCTTTGTCATCTACAGCTTCATGGGCCTCTTGGCCAACTTCGTACAGGCCCAATACCCGAGTCTGGAAGCCAtcctggaggccaaagggaagcaaaggtttcccttccccttctgctGGTGTCCCCCGCACCAGGCGGGACAGAGAGTGCTCTGCCGATGCAAGCTGGCGGTGCTGCAGCACATCACCATCAGGCTCTTCAGCTCCGTCATCGCTGCCATCTGCGAGTTCCTCCACGTCTACAAGCATGGAACCATCAGCGTGTCCAGTGCTTGGCTGTACTTGACCATCCTCAACGGAGTGTCAGAGACCTTCGCCGTCTATTCCCTCGTGGTGCTCCACCAAACCCTCAAGGAGGAGCTGAAGCCCATCCAGCCCGTGGGGAAGTTTGTGTGCATGAAGCTGGTGCTATTTCTGACCAACTGGCAAGGAGTGATCATCGCAGGGCTCTTGAAGTCGCACGTGATATCTGAGACCTCCACCTGGGACTGGCAAACGGCCAAGGCAGTGGGCGCAGGGCTGCAGAACTTTGCCCTCTGTATGGAGATGTTCGTGGCTGCCATCGTTTTCCAGTACAGCTACTCGTACACGCCCTACATGAAAGAACAACGAAGAGGTACGTTTTGGTCCTTCTTCTGGGAGATCTGGGATGTGTCAGATATTACAGAAGACGTAGTCGCACAGGCCATGGGGTTCAGGAAGTGCTTATGTGGCAGCACGAAAGGTATGAGGACAGAAAAGGATGCGTGTGTCATTGAATTGCCGGCTTCCTCACCAGACACACTTCCCACTGTGGGTGCCTCCCCAGCCTCCCCCGGGACCCAGCCAGACCTTGGACACGCGCTGCCATCGATTTATTGACTCTGCATAGATCAGCATAACATGCAGCATTTGGAGCATGAATCTTGCAGGGTCAGGTCCTGCTGTCTATGCAGAGTCAACATGCAGAGTCAATAAAGCGATGGCAGTGCGTGTCCAATGCCTGGCTGGTTCCCGGGGGAGGCTGGTGAGGCACCCTCGGTGGGAAGTGTGTCTGGTGAGGAAGCCGGCAATTCAATGACACACGCATCCTTTTCTGTCCTCATACCTTTCGTGCTGCCACATAAGCACTTCCTGAACCCCATGGCCTGTGCGACTACGTCTTCTGTAATATCTGACACATCCCAGATCTCCCAGAAGAAGGACCAAAACGTACCTCTTCGTTGTTCTTTCATGTAGGGCGTGTACGAGTAGCTGTACTGGAAAACGATGGCAGCCACGAACATCTCCATACAGAGGGCAAAGTTCTGCAGCCCTGCGCCCACTGCCTTGGCCGTTTGCCAGTCCCAGGTGGAGGTCTCAGATATCACGTGCGACTTCAAGAGCCCTGCGATGATCACTCCTTGCCAGTTGGTCAGAAATAGCACCAGCTTCATGCACACAAACTTCCCCACGGGCTGGATGGGCTTCAGCTCCTCCTTGAGGGTTTGGTGGAGCACCACGAGGGAATAGACGGCGAAGGTCTCTGACACTCCGTTGAGGATGGTCAAGTACAGCCAAGCACTGGACACGCTGATGGTTCCATGCTTGTAGACGTGGAGGAACTCGCAGATGGCAGCGATGACGGAGCTGAAGAGCCTGATGGTGATGTGCTGCAGCACCGCCAGCTTGCATCGGCAGAGCACTCTCTGTCCCGCCTGGTGCGGGGGACACCagcagaaggggaagggaaacctttgcttccctttggcctccaggaTGGCTTCCAGACTCGGGTATTGGGCCTGTACGAAGTTGGCCAAGAGGCCCATGAAGCTGTAGATGACAAAGGCCTCGTAGAACTCGCGGAGGGTCTCCAGGTAGGTGGCGTGGTCGGGCCAGAGCAGACAGCCCCAACTGGCCAGGCTGAAGATGGGCACCATCCAGAGGATCCTGATGATGGGCTTCTGCA
This window encodes:
- the LOC126025884 gene encoding transmembrane protein 184C-like, whose protein sequence is MSSSRKIKLFHLKRWLRPFILTLYFLTLVLAVPVVVWQLQRHNWSIHTKAWFIAGIGMLFTLPVSLWGILQHVVHLSRPDLQKPIIRILWMVPIFSLASWGCLLWPDHATYLETLREFYEAFVIYSFMGLLANFVQAQYPSLEAILEAKGKQRFPFPFCWCPPHQAGQRVLCRCKLAVLQHITIRLFSSVIAAICEFLHVYKHGTISVSSAWLYLTILNGVSETFAVYSLVVLHQTLKEELKPIQPVGKFVCMKLVLFLTNWQGVIIAGLLKSHVISETSTWDWQTAKAVGAGLQNFALCMEMFVAAIVFQYSYSYTPYMKEQRRGTFWSFFWEIWDVSDITEDVVAQAMGFRKCLCGSTKGMRTEKDACVIELPASSPDTLPTVGASPASPGTQPDLGHALPSIY
- the LOC126025885 gene encoding transmembrane protein 184C-like, whose protein sequence is MLFTLPVSLWGILQHVVHLSRPDLQKPIIRILWMVPIFSLASWGCLLWPDHATYLETLREFYEAFVIYSFMGLLANFVQAQYPSLEAILEAKGKQRFPFPFCWCPPHQAGQRVLCRCKLAVLQHITIRLFSSVIAAICEFLHVYKHGTISVSSAWLYLTILNGVSETFAVYSLVVLHQTLKEELKPIQPVGKFVCMKLVLFLTNWQGVIIAGLLKSHVISETSTWDWQTAKAVGAGLQNFALCMEMFVAAIVFQYSYSYTPYMKEQRRGTFWSFFWEIWDVSDITEDVVAQAMGFRKCLCGSTKGMRTEKDACVIELPASSPDTLPTEGASPASPGNQPGIGHALPSLY